Proteins encoded in a region of the Candidatus Bathyarchaeota archaeon genome:
- a CDS encoding PQQ-like beta-propeller repeat protein, whose amino-acid sequence MKTGKIASVMVAVFLVLSIGSSMTLIPTTNAHTPPWQIPTFAYVMATPNPIGIGQSTYIYMWIDKILPSAAIANDYRWHNYKLTLTKPDNTTEVRTWDVVMDTTSSQGFSYTPDQVGTYQIKFEFPGQAVNAYGHANDLFVNDTYLPSSATGTFIVQEEPIGDFPASYPLPTEYWTRPIYGENPYWWTISSDWLGTGSPMQTTYGRYVPNGVGPLTSHIMWTKPVQAGGVVGGNEFATAGDTYFEGSAYISRYRNPIIVSGQLIYKEPLGFSSSNGGPLKCVDLRTGQVLWSRTDIPALSFAYIYDTQQPNQHGVMQPVLCTANFAQCFDAWTGNPLFNVTNVPSGIAALGPQGEVLRWVVTNCGNTTNPNWYLAQWNSSRLFTTTGLSPSQSGVYDASLASRYDWNVSIPWLNVMGSQTETTVQFDNGTYANIKGYSASGTNPNAANPSTQVYAFYGDVIICRNGSQPGVGSFGRAYSTTSYTYFAVNINQSKGALGSIRWWNTLAPPANLTSVLQGPADQVSGVFTESYRETSQWVGYSLATGQKLWGPTASQPPLDYYGYFFPGLAEGQVIAPNKLYSAGMAGIVYCYDTTNGNLLWTFGNGGAGNNTNSEFQVPGPYPTFIYAVCNDVVYTMTTEHTVETPIYKNARTRALNATDGTVIWTLSNYNGGGTSAAAVADGFATFYNGYDNQVYVVGKGPSALTVEAPLADITLGQGLVIRGTVTDICAGTKQTEQAARFPSGVPVMSDESMTDWMEYIYQQKPKPTNATGVPVSIDVIDQNGNYRNIGVATTDMNGAYSYQWVPDIEGKYTLIATFAGSNAYWPSSSETFFAVDPSSSAPTPSQTTSTSAADLYLLPGIIAIILVIIIVGVVLLLAIRRRP is encoded by the coding sequence ATGAAAACAGGTAAAATCGCTTCAGTAATGGTTGCAGTCTTTTTAGTTCTATCGATTGGATCATCAATGACTCTTATACCAACCACTAACGCGCATACCCCTCCATGGCAGATTCCCACATTCGCCTACGTTATGGCAACACCTAACCCCATCGGCATCGGACAGAGCACCTACATCTACATGTGGATTGACAAGATTCTTCCATCTGCAGCAATAGCTAACGATTACAGATGGCATAACTACAAGCTTACACTCACAAAACCCGATAACACAACCGAAGTGAGAACCTGGGATGTCGTCATGGACACCACCTCATCGCAAGGTTTCAGCTACACACCCGACCAAGTTGGCACTTACCAGATAAAATTCGAGTTCCCAGGACAAGCCGTTAATGCCTATGGACATGCTAATGACTTATTCGTAAACGACACTTACTTACCCAGCAGCGCCACGGGAACATTCATCGTGCAGGAGGAGCCCATCGGTGACTTCCCGGCGAGTTATCCGCTTCCAACAGAGTACTGGACACGACCAATATACGGCGAAAACCCCTACTGGTGGACAATTTCGTCAGATTGGCTCGGCACCGGTTCACCCATGCAAACCACCTACGGACGCTATGTTCCCAACGGCGTAGGACCCCTGACCAGCCACATCATGTGGACAAAGCCCGTGCAGGCTGGCGGAGTCGTTGGAGGAAACGAATTCGCTACTGCCGGCGACACATACTTCGAGGGCTCAGCATACATTTCAAGGTACAGAAACCCCATCATCGTATCGGGGCAACTGATCTACAAGGAACCTCTGGGCTTTTCAAGTTCTAACGGCGGACCATTGAAGTGCGTTGACTTGCGGACTGGACAAGTGCTTTGGAGCAGAACTGACATACCTGCGCTCTCGTTTGCCTACATATATGATACGCAGCAGCCCAATCAACATGGCGTCATGCAGCCGGTTTTATGCACAGCTAACTTTGCACAATGCTTCGATGCCTGGACAGGCAACCCACTGTTTAACGTAACCAATGTTCCCTCAGGTATAGCAGCGCTTGGACCACAGGGCGAAGTGCTAAGATGGGTTGTGACTAACTGCGGTAACACCACAAACCCCAATTGGTATCTGGCTCAGTGGAACAGTTCAAGACTCTTCACTACGACAGGTCTGTCGCCAAGCCAATCAGGCGTATATGATGCAAGCCTCGCAAGCCGCTACGACTGGAACGTTTCGATACCCTGGCTTAACGTTATGGGTAGCCAAACCGAAACCACTGTCCAATTCGATAACGGCACATATGCAAACATCAAGGGCTACAGCGCCTCAGGCACCAACCCCAACGCAGCAAACCCCTCCACTCAAGTATATGCATTCTACGGCGATGTAATCATCTGCAGAAACGGCTCTCAACCCGGCGTAGGCAGCTTCGGACGAGCCTACAGCACCACATCCTACACATACTTCGCTGTCAACATCAACCAATCCAAAGGAGCCCTCGGCTCAATACGATGGTGGAATACACTAGCGCCGCCAGCGAACCTCACCTCTGTTCTCCAAGGCCCCGCTGACCAAGTAAGCGGCGTCTTCACCGAATCCTACAGGGAAACAAGCCAATGGGTCGGATACAGTTTAGCGACGGGACAGAAACTGTGGGGCCCAACTGCATCTCAGCCGCCACTTGACTACTATGGATACTTCTTCCCAGGCTTAGCAGAAGGACAAGTTATAGCTCCAAACAAACTCTACAGCGCTGGAATGGCAGGCATAGTTTACTGCTATGACACCACAAACGGCAATCTCCTTTGGACCTTTGGCAACGGCGGCGCAGGCAACAACACAAACAGTGAATTCCAAGTACCCGGTCCATACCCAACCTTCATTTACGCAGTCTGCAACGACGTAGTATACACCATGACAACCGAGCACACTGTTGAAACCCCAATTTACAAGAATGCACGAACCCGAGCCCTCAACGCAACCGACGGAACCGTAATCTGGACGCTTTCAAACTATAACGGCGGCGGAACCTCAGCTGCTGCCGTGGCCGATGGCTTCGCGACGTTCTACAACGGCTACGATAACCAAGTTTACGTTGTTGGCAAGGGACCAAGCGCTTTGACAGTGGAGGCACCGCTGGCTGATATAACGTTAGGGCAAGGCTTAGTGATTAGAGGAACAGTAACCGACATCTGTGCTGGCACAAAGCAGACTGAGCAGGCAGCGCGGTTCCCCAGTGGCGTCCCAGTGATGTCTGACGAAAGCATGACGGATTGGATGGAGTACATCTACCAGCAGAAGCCTAAACCAACCAATGCAACAGGCGTTCCAGTCTCCATCGATGTTATTGACCAAAACGGCAACTACCGCAACATCGGAGTAGCAACAACTGACATGAATGGTGCATACAGCTACCAATGGGTTCCTGACATCGAGGGCAAATACACGTTGATCGCCACTTTCGCCGGATCCAATGCTTACTGGCCTTCAAGCTCGGAAACCTTCTTCGCAGTCGACCCCTCCTCATCCGCGCCCACGCCTTCACAGACGACGTCAACTTCAGCCGCGGACCTTTACTTGCTGCCGGGAATAATCGCCATAATCCTTGTAATCATAATAGTCGGCGTAGTGCTTTTGCTTGCCATCAGACGACGACCATAA
- a CDS encoding FAD-dependent oxidoreductase: MSTIKSEADRCLKCKVPGCAKGCPVSTPIPQVMALFLEGKLQQAGEILFNNNPLSAITSIVCPHDRNCKGHCILGKKGQPVEFYKIEQYVSRFYLETYQPPKVQKNGKKVAVVGAGPAGMTMSITLALKGYSVTLFEAMDSIGGAMRYGIPEFRLPRSIFEYYRSILDSLDVKFRPNTRIGTNFSTDDMFLDGYDAIFICTGTTRPNRFGLLGETLGHVHFAIDYLRSPEAYKLGRNVAILGAGNVAMDAARTAIRKQHAEATIINYRGPEDVKADRAEVEMAMIDGVKMIHHCQVVRIMENSVKCVKVEKTVAADGSECLREDFQSAFELPADSVIIAIGQGPGADVVSVGGAKVTQRGLLAADEFGRTSQEGVFAAGDIVTGPRTVIEAVASAKKAAEMVEKYCSR, from the coding sequence ATGTCCACCATAAAATCTGAAGCTGACCGATGCCTAAAATGCAAAGTGCCCGGGTGCGCCAAGGGCTGCCCCGTTTCAACACCTATCCCGCAGGTGATGGCTTTGTTTCTGGAGGGTAAATTGCAGCAGGCGGGAGAAATCCTCTTCAACAATAACCCCCTCTCAGCTATAACTTCGATTGTTTGCCCTCATGACCGGAACTGCAAAGGCCACTGTATACTGGGCAAAAAAGGGCAGCCGGTGGAATTCTACAAGATAGAGCAGTATGTTTCACGTTTCTACCTGGAAACCTATCAGCCGCCTAAAGTCCAGAAAAACGGCAAAAAAGTAGCTGTGGTGGGAGCGGGCCCCGCTGGAATGACCATGAGTATTACTTTGGCCTTGAAGGGTTACTCCGTTACCCTCTTTGAGGCTATGGACAGCATAGGCGGCGCCATGCGATATGGCATCCCCGAATTCAGGCTACCACGAAGCATCTTCGAATATTACCGAAGCATCCTTGATTCTCTGGACGTCAAATTCCGCCCCAACACGCGGATAGGCACCAACTTTAGCACCGATGACATGTTCCTAGACGGCTACGACGCCATTTTTATCTGCACAGGCACAACCCGCCCTAACCGTTTTGGGCTGCTAGGCGAAACCTTGGGGCACGTGCATTTTGCCATCGATTACCTGCGGTCGCCTGAAGCTTACAAACTGGGCAGAAACGTGGCGATTCTGGGCGCAGGCAACGTCGCCATGGATGCGGCAAGGACAGCCATAAGAAAACAACACGCCGAAGCCACCATCATAAACTATCGGGGACCCGAAGACGTTAAGGCAGATAGAGCCGAGGTGGAGATGGCGATGATTGACGGCGTAAAGATGATTCATCACTGCCAGGTAGTCCGAATCATGGAGAACTCTGTTAAATGCGTTAAAGTCGAAAAAACCGTGGCAGCGGACGGCTCGGAATGTCTAAGAGAGGATTTCCAATCCGCGTTTGAGTTACCGGCTGATTCAGTTATCATCGCCATCGGGCAGGGCCCCGGCGCAGACGTTGTTAGCGTCGGAGGCGCAAAAGTTACTCAGAGAGGGCTTTTAGCAGCAGACGAGTTCGGCAGGACCTCGCAGGAGGGGGTTTTTGCCGCTGGCGACATCGTTACGGGTCCGCGGACAGTCATCGAAGCGGTGGCTTCAGCTAAGAAAGCCGCGGAGATGGTGGAGAAATACTGCAGCCGCTAA
- a CDS encoding STAS domain-containing protein, whose translation MELRTEGDVATAVMVPRFDAYTANEVETALKELIAAGTKKVICDFSQTDYVASAGLRVLLSSAKSLQRSGGQILLVSLKPYVREVFEISGFTQIFKILGSRSEALQVLKQP comes from the coding sequence ATGGAATTAAGGACCGAAGGAGACGTAGCCACAGCAGTCATGGTGCCCAGATTTGACGCCTACACTGCCAACGAAGTGGAAACCGCACTCAAAGAGTTAATTGCGGCGGGGACAAAAAAAGTAATCTGTGACTTTTCCCAAACCGATTATGTTGCAAGCGCAGGCTTAAGGGTTCTTTTGTCCTCAGCTAAAAGCCTCCAGAGATCAGGCGGCCAAATCCTTTTGGTATCGCTTAAACCCTATGTCCGCGAGGTCTTCGAGATTTCAGGCTTCACACAGATCTTCAAGATTTTGGGCTCTCGAAGCGAGGCACTGCAAGTCCTCAAGCAACCTTAA
- a CDS encoding ATP-binding protein — MKEKFELTVEGKMENLARIGEFIEETMHYYSIDNPRDVHAVQLSVDEACTNIIEHAYSSMEGKIVVGCMLTDSKFIVEISDWGGPFDPTTLPEPDVESGLSERKAGGLGIFFMKKFMDEVSYLRRDDKNLLTIAKYIKK, encoded by the coding sequence GTGAAAGAGAAGTTTGAACTTACCGTTGAGGGAAAAATGGAAAACCTCGCTAGAATCGGCGAGTTCATCGAGGAAACGATGCATTACTACAGCATAGATAACCCAAGGGATGTCCATGCGGTGCAATTGTCGGTTGATGAGGCATGCACAAACATCATCGAACATGCATACTCAAGCATGGAGGGAAAAATCGTGGTCGGCTGTATGCTGACAGATTCGAAATTCATCGTGGAGATATCGGATTGGGGTGGACCCTTTGACCCAACTACGTTGCCGGAGCCCGATGTAGAAAGCGGTTTGAGCGAACGAAAAGCAGGGGGCTTAGGCATATTTTTCATGAAAAAATTCATGGATGAAGTAAGCTATCTGCGCCGCGATGATAAGAATTTATTAACAATCGCTAAGTATATAAAAAAATAG
- a CDS encoding SpoIIE family protein phosphatase, whose product MNADGQQFRDAIIEFLPDATFVIDLNGKVIMWNSAMEMLTSIPRSEMLGKSDYEYAMPFYGQRRPMLANLIFMPQAEVEHKYDTVERLGDTLIVEIFLPNFREGGAYLWAKATPLYDPNSGDVVGSIETIRDITDRKRAEQEIVQSRRSLADILSFLPDATFVINLEGKVIAWNSAMEMLTSIPADAMLGKANYEYALPFYKERRPMLVDLIFLPETELQKRYSNVERNVDTLVADVFIPDFRPGGAYLWAKATPLYDPTSGAVIGAIETIRDITERREMEGRLARSNAELQIAAEIQKSFLPEAIPRIPGIDIAARTVMAKEVGGDFFDVIPYEVMTLEGGRHGLLVADVSGKGVPAALFMALSRVVVRVNALWHHDPARVIFNSNNTITQDSKSGMFVTLFFGLLNDTDRTLTYVNAGHNPPMVFRSQTGTVERLPPTGIVLGAAENMEYKSSRVKIGEDDVVVMFTDGVTESINSQQEMFGETRLTEIIRQNAHLSSQKILEEILSAVKAFAGDMPQFDDITLLIIKGA is encoded by the coding sequence ATGAACGCAGACGGCCAACAGTTCCGGGATGCCATAATCGAGTTTTTACCCGACGCCACCTTCGTCATCGATTTAAACGGCAAAGTCATCATGTGGAACAGCGCCATGGAAATGCTAACCAGCATACCCCGAAGCGAAATGCTGGGCAAATCAGACTACGAATATGCAATGCCCTTCTATGGGCAACGCAGGCCCATGCTGGCAAACCTGATTTTTATGCCCCAAGCCGAAGTAGAGCACAAGTACGACACGGTAGAACGGTTAGGCGACACGCTTATCGTCGAGATTTTTCTCCCAAATTTCCGGGAAGGCGGCGCATACCTCTGGGCTAAAGCTACGCCCCTCTATGACCCAAACAGCGGTGACGTCGTCGGCTCAATAGAAACCATCCGCGACATAACGGACCGCAAACGCGCGGAACAAGAGATTGTTCAGTCACGCCGCAGCCTCGCCGACATCCTTAGCTTTCTCCCCGACGCCACCTTCGTGATTAACTTGGAGGGCAAGGTTATCGCGTGGAACAGCGCCATGGAAATGCTCACCAGCATACCCGCCGACGCCATGCTCGGCAAAGCCAACTACGAGTACGCCCTGCCCTTCTATAAGGAGCGTCGCCCCATGCTTGTGGACCTGATTTTTCTGCCTGAAACCGAGTTGCAGAAAAGGTACAGTAACGTGGAGCGCAATGTAGACACACTGGTCGCTGACGTGTTTATCCCCGATTTTCGGCCAGGCGGCGCATACCTATGGGCGAAAGCTACGCCCCTCTATGACCCGACCAGCGGAGCAGTCATCGGCGCCATAGAAACCATCCGGGACATCACTGAACGCCGAGAAATGGAGGGGAGGCTTGCCCGTTCAAACGCTGAGCTCCAGATTGCCGCGGAAATCCAGAAAAGCTTCCTGCCTGAAGCGATTCCGCGGATTCCAGGGATCGATATTGCAGCCCGGACCGTCATGGCGAAAGAGGTTGGAGGCGACTTTTTTGATGTGATCCCCTATGAGGTGATGACTCTTGAGGGGGGCAGGCATGGGTTGCTTGTTGCGGATGTTTCGGGAAAGGGAGTTCCAGCAGCCCTCTTCATGGCATTATCAAGAGTTGTCGTCAGGGTTAATGCACTCTGGCACCATGACCCCGCCAGAGTCATCTTCAACTCCAACAACACCATCACGCAGGACTCAAAATCCGGAATGTTCGTAACCCTCTTCTTCGGCTTACTAAACGACACAGACCGAACCTTAACCTACGTCAACGCCGGACATAACCCCCCCATGGTTTTTCGAAGCCAGACTGGAACAGTCGAGAGGCTACCGCCGACCGGAATCGTCCTTGGCGCAGCAGAGAACATGGAATACAAATCCAGCAGAGTAAAAATCGGGGAAGACGACGTTGTGGTCATGTTCACCGACGGCGTCACCGAATCAATTAATTCGCAGCAGGAAATGTTTGGTGAAACGCGGTTAACAGAAATCATCCGCCAAAACGCCCATCTTTCTTCTCAGAAGATTCTTGAAGAGATTTTATCTGCTGTGAAAGCCTTCGCGGGAGATATGCCGCAGTTCGATGACATCACCTTGCTAATCATCAAGGGGGCCTAG
- a CDS encoding PAS domain S-box protein, which translates to MQLKVNDLSALYFSKQNSENKYKQLFEEAIDAIIIIGSESDVILECNQAAAELFERTKDELIGEHEAILYPFEETANSLTTLFREKKAHSPNLKKYEIQTETKVITKNEQIKDVSIHAYSMDIEGKEIIYASFRDVTQQKQAEAALRYSAEQFSILAETWPNMIVIIQDGKVAYLNQETVRVTGYSKEEFYSPDFDLTKLLSPEFLPEFMEEFDKRIKGLSLEPLEFTLITKKGSTIDAIWSARPITFNGKLGLVGVATDITERKKNEQLIITQKNQLEGIFASSPDAITVTDLSGNILHCNQAAVSLIGLNSKEEAIGKNIRQLISPKDQQKAYMDLAKVMETGVPVKNLELVFLTKDGKELPVELSGAAIKDASGKPVNLVTITHDISERKEMQQKLQQERDILNAVTRSINAGFVMVSRNYEIVWTNEFIKGLFGSAEGKLCYQALHGHKSKSICSDYSVRKVFEDNANEASHEIQITGAEGKKVWMKIAAAPIKDAEGQVVAAAELVVDITDIRQAEEQIRLLSSVVEQEVDGIAVSDNQGRILFLNKSWITMHELADGAEDLTGESIMRFYDPDQLKAIGSKTDNDGVFRGRLKQITKDGTGFTALATLSPLRDKEGQIVGTIHTAKKLTEIVREIRNVGSHSYRGDSAVDGV; encoded by the coding sequence TTGCAGCTGAAAGTGAACGATTTGTCTGCCCTTTATTTTAGTAAACAAAATAGCGAGAACAAGTACAAACAACTTTTCGAAGAGGCAATAGACGCGATCATAATCATTGGTTCAGAATCAGACGTCATCCTTGAATGCAACCAAGCTGCAGCGGAACTATTTGAAAGAACAAAAGACGAATTGATTGGGGAACACGAAGCCATATTGTATCCATTCGAAGAAACTGCCAATAGCTTAACAACACTGTTCAGAGAAAAAAAAGCGCACTCACCAAATTTAAAAAAATATGAAATCCAAACAGAAACCAAAGTCATCACTAAAAATGAACAAATAAAAGATGTGTCCATTCACGCCTATTCAATGGACATCGAAGGCAAAGAAATAATCTACGCCTCATTTAGAGATGTCACTCAGCAAAAACAGGCAGAAGCAGCGCTTAGATATTCGGCGGAACAGTTCAGCATTTTAGCTGAAACTTGGCCGAATATGATCGTTATCATCCAGGATGGAAAAGTTGCATATCTAAACCAAGAAACCGTAAGAGTCACTGGCTACTCTAAAGAGGAGTTTTATTCACCTGATTTTGATTTGACCAAGCTATTATCCCCTGAATTTTTACCTGAGTTTATGGAGGAATTTGATAAAAGAATCAAAGGGTTAAGTTTGGAGCCTTTAGAGTTTACATTAATAACAAAAAAGGGGTCAACTATTGATGCAATATGGAGCGCCAGACCCATCACTTTTAATGGAAAACTTGGACTTGTAGGCGTCGCAACAGACATTACAGAACGTAAAAAAAATGAACAACTAATCATAACACAAAAGAATCAACTAGAAGGGATATTCGCATCCAGTCCAGACGCTATAACTGTAACCGATTTATCGGGAAATATTTTACACTGCAACCAAGCTGCGGTTTCCCTGATTGGATTAAATTCAAAAGAAGAAGCAATCGGAAAAAATATCCGCCAACTGATTTCTCCAAAAGACCAACAAAAAGCCTATATGGATTTAGCAAAAGTTATGGAAACTGGCGTCCCAGTAAAAAATTTAGAACTGGTTTTTTTAACTAAGGATGGAAAAGAACTGCCAGTCGAGTTATCGGGAGCAGCCATAAAGGATGCTTCAGGAAAACCAGTAAATTTAGTTACAATAACTCACGACATTTCTGAACGTAAAGAAATGCAGCAAAAACTCCAGCAGGAAAGAGATATTCTCAATGCCGTTACAAGAAGCATCAACGCAGGATTTGTGATGGTGAGCCGAAACTACGAGATTGTCTGGACTAACGAATTTATAAAAGGCCTTTTTGGATCCGCTGAGGGGAAGTTATGTTACCAAGCACTGCATGGTCACAAAAGTAAAAGCATATGCTCCGATTATAGCGTAAGAAAAGTTTTTGAAGATAACGCAAATGAGGCATCCCATGAAATTCAAATAACAGGCGCTGAAGGAAAAAAGGTTTGGATGAAAATAGCCGCTGCACCCATAAAGGATGCAGAGGGCCAAGTGGTTGCTGCAGCAGAGCTTGTTGTGGATATAACTGACATTAGGCAAGCTGAAGAACAGATTCGGCTGCTAAGCAGTGTTGTAGAACAAGAGGTGGATGGCATAGCGGTTTCAGACAACCAAGGGCGAATCCTCTTTTTAAACAAAAGCTGGATAACAATGCATGAACTAGCCGACGGCGCTGAGGATCTAACCGGTGAATCAATCATGCGGTTCTATGACCCAGACCAACTCAAAGCCATCGGCAGTAAAACCGACAACGATGGAGTTTTCAGGGGACGACTTAAGCAAATAACCAAAGATGGAACAGGCTTCACTGCCTTAGCCACTCTAAGCCCCCTGCGAGACAAGGAAGGACAAATAGTCGGAACCATACACACAGCAAAGAAGCTAACCGAGATAGTCCGCGAAATAAGAAATGTAGGATCCCATTCTTATAGAGGGGATTCAGCGGTGGATGGGGTGTAA
- a CDS encoding RAD55 family ATPase, which translates to MSAGLFPSGIPALDVALKGGFARPSNLLVMGDPWSSKREVGLTMLSAGLRNNEAAICISATKTAEEIRARWLECGLTPTFEQEGRVKFVDCYSKMIGVNASDTPSIKRVPSIIEYTKLTVAVNEWCSGFFFKNTVVRVLFDSLSTLLIYSSLQTVMRFLHIFLGQLRKQNVLGFLIVEEGAHDLLTVNQLESFSNGAIVMEANSLRCDGFFGYPSMSVPFSFSPAESVTQNLRRNGRLEAP; encoded by the coding sequence ATGTCTGCAGGGCTTTTTCCTTCAGGTATACCTGCATTGGATGTTGCCCTAAAGGGTGGTTTCGCTAGGCCATCAAACCTGCTGGTTATGGGTGACCCTTGGTCATCAAAAAGAGAAGTCGGATTGACTATGCTTAGTGCGGGGTTACGTAATAATGAGGCGGCAATATGCATCTCGGCTACAAAAACTGCTGAAGAAATCAGGGCACGTTGGCTCGAGTGTGGATTAACCCCGACTTTTGAGCAGGAAGGCAGAGTGAAATTCGTCGATTGCTATTCAAAAATGATTGGAGTTAATGCTTCTGATACACCGTCGATAAAGCGAGTGCCAAGCATAATAGAATACACCAAGCTCACGGTTGCAGTGAATGAATGGTGTTCAGGCTTTTTTTTTAAAAATACCGTTGTAAGGGTACTGTTTGATTCGCTTTCTACCCTCTTAATCTACAGTAGTCTGCAAACGGTTATGCGTTTTTTGCATATTTTCTTAGGGCAGCTTAGGAAACAAAACGTCTTGGGTTTTCTAATAGTTGAGGAAGGTGCACATGACTTGTTGACGGTTAACCAACTGGAAAGTTTCTCGAACGGTGCAATAGTGATGGAAGCAAATTCTCTTCGGTGCGACGGATTCTTCGGGTACCCAAGCATGTCCGTGCCGTTTTCTTTTTCACCCGCCGAATCCGTCACCCAAAACCTTCGCAGAAATGGCAGGTTGGAGGCGCCTTGA
- a CDS encoding ADP-ribosylation factor-like protein produces the protein MVEAYMSNEKTQTGINIVDQLLDGGIPRGSSVLIRTNPLSDPSTIAIQLLRNRLRSGDIGVYFVSNKSANAVIDESVSLGMSLAEYKQQNRLFFIDGYSALFGLNSEEAYAVDNSYDCNSVFSVVTKALYECGRKGKVFFIYDSLNTSIDEFGGAILGEVDNWKKIAVTFNAILCFLYTEWNYENAVSQTVSSLYPTIIDLMALERIVGNQAITVSKKGGVPVKEKIIPIKRSVTGEIKGYIPKILVTGPFHAGKTTIVHALSTRAVSVQRFGTTVALDFGHVDYKGFTLDLFGTVGQPRFDPILKLLGGEALGAILVVDSTKPEEFPRAKEMMLKAKVNGLPYVVAANKQDLPKAMSASEIKIKMNIPNDVEVIGTVGNDKASSIGVLDSLIEKILCGD, from the coding sequence ATGGTAGAAGCCTACATGTCTAACGAAAAAACGCAGACGGGCATAAATATTGTCGACCAACTTCTCGATGGAGGAATACCCCGCGGTTCATCGGTTCTAATCAGGACAAATCCCCTCTCTGACCCATCCACTATAGCTATACAGCTCCTTAGAAATCGGTTAAGGAGTGGCGACATAGGCGTTTACTTTGTCAGCAACAAATCCGCCAATGCAGTTATTGATGAGTCAGTATCGTTGGGCATGAGCCTAGCAGAGTATAAACAGCAAAATCGTCTTTTCTTCATCGACGGGTACTCTGCGCTTTTTGGGCTCAATAGTGAGGAAGCATACGCCGTCGACAACAGTTACGACTGCAATTCAGTGTTTAGTGTGGTAACAAAAGCGCTCTATGAATGCGGCCGAAAAGGCAAAGTATTCTTCATCTACGACTCATTAAACACTTCAATCGATGAATTCGGAGGCGCAATTTTAGGCGAAGTGGATAATTGGAAAAAAATAGCGGTAACCTTCAACGCAATTCTATGCTTCCTTTATACCGAGTGGAACTATGAAAACGCTGTCTCTCAAACAGTAAGTAGCCTTTACCCCACCATCATTGACCTTATGGCACTGGAAAGAATAGTGGGCAATCAAGCTATTACCGTGAGCAAAAAAGGGGGGGTCCCCGTGAAAGAAAAAATAATTCCGATAAAGAGGTCGGTGACCGGGGAAATAAAAGGTTACATACCAAAAATCCTGGTGACAGGACCATTTCATGCTGGGAAAACAACCATTGTGCATGCGCTTTCAACTCGCGCTGTCAGTGTGCAGCGGTTCGGGACAACTGTTGCGTTAGATTTCGGGCATGTAGACTATAAAGGGTTCACTTTAGATTTGTTCGGAACTGTTGGGCAACCAAGATTTGACCCCATACTAAAACTTCTTGGAGGAGAAGCATTGGGCGCTATACTAGTAGTTGATAGCACTAAACCGGAAGAATTTCCCAGAGCCAAAGAAATGATGTTAAAAGCAAAAGTCAACGGCTTGCCATATGTGGTGGCAGCAAATAAACAGGATTTGCCTAAAGCCATGTCTGCTTCCGAAATTAAAATTAAAATGAATATTCCCAATGATGTTGAAGTGATCGGTACTGTTGGAAACGACAAAGCAAGCAGTATAGGCGTTTTAGACAGTCTAATTGAAAAAATTTTATGCGGAGACTAG
- a CDS encoding roadblock/LC7 domain-containing protein, with the protein MSTKALIDEILKELKSVGGIESSAVVTRDGLLVAADTSVDVDAETFAAMSASMAGSAETAITEVNGGTAARIIVEAANSKLITLGAGSKVLLVALTKQQVPLGLVLIKLGDAARRISSIVT; encoded by the coding sequence ATGTCGACTAAGGCTTTGATTGATGAAATTTTGAAGGAACTTAAGAGTGTCGGAGGAATTGAATCCTCAGCCGTCGTTACAAGAGACGGCTTACTCGTTGCTGCAGACACATCAGTTGATGTGGATGCTGAAACATTCGCCGCCATGAGTGCAAGTATGGCGGGGTCAGCTGAAACGGCGATAACTGAAGTTAACGGGGGAACTGCTGCTCGAATTATTGTTGAGGCTGCAAACTCCAAATTAATCACTCTTGGGGCTGGCTCAAAAGTCCTGCTTGTGGCGTTGACAAAACAGCAGGTTCCTCTTGGTTTAGTTTTGATAAAGCTTGGCGATGCAGCCAGAAGAATAAGCAGCATTGTAACATAG